In Gemmobacter sp. 24YEA27, a genomic segment contains:
- a CDS encoding DMT family transporter encodes MPVSEKTRGIALMLLAMLAFAINDTIIKLLLADMPLPQAMVVRGVPACAMLALLAWRAGAFSHLPKGRDRKFLILRSLGEVAATLTFLASLMHMQLANVTAILQSVPLAATAAAAVFLGEKVGWRRALAVAIGFIGVLIVIRPGENGLDPWAFLVLLSVACVVCRDLITRQISRAVPAALVGLGAAIMVLTLSVVWSVFVPWEPVTLRHLLLALVGGFFMTMAFVSLVGALQSGDVGMTAPLRYSQLLWATLLGWLVFDHLPDIVTLAGAALIVASGVFTILREARRRG; translated from the coding sequence ATGCCAGTGAGTGAGAAGACCCGCGGTATCGCGCTGATGTTGCTGGCCATGCTCGCCTTCGCGATCAATGACACGATCATCAAGCTTTTGCTGGCCGATATGCCTTTGCCGCAGGCGATGGTGGTGCGCGGTGTGCCGGCCTGCGCCATGCTGGCGCTGCTGGCCTGGCGGGCGGGGGCCTTCTCACATCTGCCGAAGGGGAGGGACCGCAAATTCCTGATCCTGCGCAGCCTTGGCGAAGTGGCGGCGACTCTGACCTTCCTCGCCTCTCTGATGCATATGCAGCTGGCCAATGTCACCGCCATCCTGCAATCAGTGCCGCTTGCTGCGACGGCTGCTGCCGCTGTGTTTCTGGGGGAAAAGGTCGGCTGGCGTCGCGCGCTTGCAGTGGCCATCGGCTTCATCGGGGTGCTGATCGTGATCCGTCCCGGCGAGAACGGGCTGGACCCCTGGGCGTTTCTGGTGCTTCTGTCGGTGGCCTGCGTGGTCTGCCGCGATCTGATCACCCGGCAGATCAGCCGCGCTGTACCGGCGGCGCTGGTCGGGCTTGGCGCGGCGATCATGGTCCTGACGCTGAGCGTCGTCTGGTCGGTCTTTGTGCCATGGGAGCCAGTGACCCTGCGCCATCTGCTGCTGGCGCTTGTCGGCGGGTTCTTCATGACGATGGCATTCGTCTCGCTGGTGGGCGCATTGCAGTCCGGAGATGTCGGCATGACGGCGCCCCTGCGGTATAGCCAGCTCTTATGGGCGACGCTGCTCGGCTGGCTGGTCTTTGACCATCTGCCCGATATTGTGACCCTTGCAGGGGCGGCGCTGATCGTGGCCTCCGGGGTCTTCACCATCCTGCGTGAGGCCCGGCGCAGGGGGTGA
- the rpsG gene encoding 30S ribosomal protein S7 — protein MSRRHAAEKREILPDAKYGDRVLTKFMNNLMLDGKKSVAESIVYGALTRVEGRLKRSPIEAFHEALDNVKPSVEVRSRRVGGATYQVPVEVRTERREALAIRWLIIAARKRNENTMEERLAAELSDAVNGRGTAVKKREDTHKMADANKAFSHYRW, from the coding sequence ATGTCCCGTCGTCACGCCGCAGAGAAGCGCGAAATTCTCCCGGACGCCAAATATGGCGACCGCGTTCTGACCAAATTCATGAACAACCTGATGCTGGATGGCAAAAAGTCGGTCGCCGAGTCGATCGTCTATGGTGCCCTGACTCGCGTCGAAGGCCGCCTGAAGCGTTCGCCGATCGAAGCCTTCCACGAAGCGCTCGACAATGTGAAGCCTTCGGTCGAAGTCCGGTCGCGCCGCGTTGGTGGTGCAACCTACCAGGTTCCGGTCGAAGTCCGCACCGAGCGCCGTGAAGCGCTCGCGATCCGCTGGCTGATCATCGCTGCGCGTAAGCGCAACGAGAACACCATGGAAGAGCGTCTGGCAGCTGAGCTGTCCGATGCCGTCAATGGCCGCGGCACTGCCGTGAAAAAGCGCGAAGACACCCACAAGATGGCCGACGCGAACAAAGCGTTCAGCCATT
- the rpsL gene encoding 30S ribosomal protein S12: MPTIQQLIRKPREDKPSKSKSQHLESCPQKRGVCTRVYTTTPKKPNSAMRKVAKVRLTNGFEVISYIPGEKHNLQEHSVVLIRGGRVKDLPGVRYHILRGVLDTQGVKDRRQRRSKYGAKRPK; this comes from the coding sequence ATGCCGACGATTCAACAGCTTATCCGGAAACCCCGGGAAGATAAGCCGAGCAAGTCCAAGTCCCAGCACCTGGAATCCTGCCCGCAAAAGCGTGGGGTTTGTACCCGCGTTTACACCACGACCCCGAAGAAGCCTAACTCCGCTATGCGGAAAGTGGCCAAGGTTCGTCTGACGAACGGCTTCGAGGTGATCTCCTACATCCCCGGCGAAAAGCACAACCTGCAAGAGCACAGCGTTGTTCTGATCCGCGGCGGCCGCGTCAAAGACCTTCCGGGTGTCCGTTACCACATCCTCCGGGGTGTTCTGGATACCCAGGGCGTCAAAGACCGTCGTCAGCGTCGTTCGAAGTACGGCGCCAAGCGTCCGAAGTGA